The segment aaaaaattaatttccaattttttttcaaaaaaaatattttttaccattcttttgataatatttagaGTCGTGAGTCCATCTAAATCCTGTGCATAATCCAAAGTCAGTCAACTTGATGTGTCCCTTTTTGTCAATGAGAATATTATCTGGTTTGATGtccctaaaaatttaatgaaaaatgttatttttgattcaacaaaggataaaaaaataaaattaccgaTGAATAAATCCCATTTTATGGACACTTTCTATGGCTAATGTTAGTTCAGCGATGTAAAATCTGGctaaattttcttcgaagATTCCCTTTTTGATGAGAAGTGACATTAAATCACCGCCTGAAattagaaagtttttttaaaaatttgtttttaagagattttaaggtatttaagtgaaaaaaatttaaaatgtttcacattatttaaaatttcttttgtataaatttttaaatattaaaaaaaatattctataagTTAatgtaaggaaaaaaataattaaataattaataaaaaattaaacaaaaattatatataaaaatttaattattattaatacaaaaaaaaattaatttaaaaaacctaaaattattacttttgaaattctcaaaaaaaaaatattaattaaataaatgataatctaatctactaatttttaaaactttagattttattaaaaaattaaaaaaataattttaaatttaattttttaatttaattttttataaaaaattttaattgcaaatttaaattatattaaatttttaagtttacttcagttttatttatttttttttttaatttttaaaaataaaattattaattttaattgaagtctaataaatattttataaaaaaaattatttttttttgaactgacgtttaaaaaagttgaaaaattatcaatttgtaaaaaaaaatattttgaattatttttcttaaaattttttataattttcaggtcaaaatttaaaattttcaaattttaagtaattaattttagaaaaattgtattaaaaaatttttaacggatattttttaaattgacatgtttgcaaatttttactttgaacttgtcaaaaatttgcgatttatgaaaaaattagctttttaaaatatttttaattcttttcatgaaatttaaaaacaaattgtaaaaaaaacttaaaaaaaaatttaaaattctttctagaaaaaattaaaaattatttaaagaattaatttatgcaaaattatcaattcttaaataaaaaataattaaaaaaaaattattaaaattatttaaaaaaaaatttaaagaaaaaaattattttttttaaaatttataaaaaaaaataaaaaaaaatatttaagattaaatgtgaaacatttttgcttatgaaataaaacaaaaaaataaaattaaataaaaaaaaaattcttacccggTATATAATCCAtaacaaaatacaaattatcCTTATCCTGAAAACTATAATAAAGTTTGACAACCCATTCATTATCGGCTTCCGCGAGAATATCCCGTTCCGCTTTCACGTGCGCAACTTGATTCCTCTCGAGCACATCTGACTTCCTTAGCGTCTTCATCGCGTACAGATGATTCGACGTATCGATCTTCCTCACGAGAATAACTTCCCCAAAGGCGCCTTTGCCAATCTTTTTGATATGCGCAAACATGGATTTGTCCATTTTCGCTCTCTTAAGCCGAATATAATTACTTTCCTTCTGGAACAACAACTTCCGCATTTCACCCTTCGTCTCTTCAGGCAACTTCATTTTCGACATTTCGAGTTCGAGTTGCGTTCGTCGGAAGTTTCGCTGCTTATAGGACTTCATCACGTTCTCGACATGCTGTTCCATGAAGAATTTGTAGGCTTGGGGCGAGTAATGCTTGACTTTACATTCggatttttcctcttctttctCTTTTGAGAGATGTTTTCGTTCGGGAATCGGCGATTGGAGTTTGACTTTTTTGCAAGAGGATGACGAAGCGacgttattgttgttattattgttgctCGAGGTcgcattttgactttttgtcgTGCCATTCATCGTCGGTTTGAgatgattgttgttgttgttgccttCCTTATGACTATTGATGCGAGAATTTGTGCCGTTATTGTTATTGGCGACGTTCGCAGATGAGGTTCCTGCCCCATGCACATTCGAGGGAGGCAACGGGGGCGTGGTCGAAAGATTTGTATTCGCAATGACACTGTTGAAACTCGCCATATTGCTATTTGTGGACTTGCTGCTGTAATTGCTGCTCGTTTCCGACTGATTCGAAGAGGCGTAATTGCTGTTGTTGCTCGGGGTCGTGCTTCCTGCTGTCGAATAGGGGGGCGGCGGAGGTAGATTTCGTTGCCGCATATTCAAAATCGTTGGGTATGGCGGTGGATCGTTCGTCAAATGAGCACCGGGCGACGTATTTCCCGCATTTGCCGCATTAACGGCATTATTGACGCTCACAGCGAACGTTGTTAGGGGCGTGGTTACGTTATTGGGCGTCGAAGGGGGCGTGACACTCGACGACGGCGACGATTTTGCCGAATTGAGTTGCAACAAAGGCGGTGTCGTGGATTGCTGATGCTTTTGCTGAATAGAAGTCGCATACGAGGGCGGCGCAGCGCTTGTTAGTACGGGCGGCGAGACACAAACGATCGGAGTGGGCGGAGCAATTGCCGTTTGCAGCACAGGTTTTTGCACTTGCGTCGATTTTACCGAATGCATGATGATCGGTTGTTGCGTTTTCGTTTGTCTGGCACTGAAGGGCTGCGGTTGCAAGGCAATTGGGCGCGAAATCGAGACATGTGTCGGTCCGACATTTTGCGTTACTGTAATGGGGCTCGGAGAACCCGCCGAAGTGCCCGAATAAATTCCGCTGCTTGGGCTTTTGCGATAATCCTGACTTGAGTGCGTCGGCGATTGACGATTTTGGATCGATGCGATGTAACTTGGCGGCGCATTTACCGAGCTATTCGGCAAAATTGGGTACGGGGGAGGCGGTTCGACGACATTTCCGCCATTTGTGTACATCGAAAGTGTTTGCATGGCATGATTGAGTTGCTGTTGTGCTTGCGGACCATTTTGCACGATGATCGGGGGTTGGCGGGAATTTGTCGCGACGGGAGATGTTCCGCGTGCGGGGCTCTGACTTTGAATCGTTGGCATTTGGCGCGAAGGACCCGTTGCGGGAGACATTCGTTTTAGCATGTGACCCATTTGGAAGGGCGGCGGAGGCGTTGATGGCGTCGAAGGGCAACGAGGAGGAGGCGTGGGCGGAACTACGTCGTTGTAACTCGAATGCGAAGGACATGGCGATGGAGAATATTGACTAACACTGCTGGCACGATTACTTGTTGAATATTGCTGATGCGGACTGTCGGAGCGGGAGCTTCCGGCGCCCGAATCCATTGCGGGACTTTGACGAGGCAAATGCATCGACGTTAGCGGGACTTCGCGTTCGATACTTTGTTTGCGCATCAGTCGAGGCACGTATCCCGGCAActaaaatgagattttaaaaaaaattaattcgaaatttttagaaaaaaaatttaaaataatttttaaaaatcagttttttaatttaaaaaattaaaaaaaaaaaacaaaatagtataaaatttttaaaatatttaactttaaaaatattaatgttgaaaaaaataaattttttgattaaaaaagctactaaaatatttaaatattttattttatttcaaaaaattaaaatttattttaaaaaaaaaaatttttatttaaaatttttttaaaattaaaaatttaatttttttaaaatttgttatttaaaaaatatataaaaataattataaaaaaaattatgttgaaaaaattattttaaaaaatctttaaaaaaaaaaataaatatgaaaattttgaattttaaaaaaattttaaattttaaaattattattaaattaaatttaatattcaatttttttaatttatttaaatttttttataaaaatttaaaaaaaaataaataaaattatttttatcgattataaaattgaataaataaatatgaaacttaaaaaaattttaaattttaataaatttgaaaattttaataactttgataatttttttttacaatttcgagcattttaataaaaattaaaaatatttaaaaaaaaatgtaagaaataattttcaaaaaataaaattttcttcaaatttatgaaaaatttcttacttttccTGCATGCCCATTGAGAATGTACTCTCCGTTCCTGCCGCTCTTCAGATAATTGAATGCATCTTCGGGATTTCCATTTGACGCCTTGAGAGCTTTTAATGccaattcctgaaaaaaaaaacaaaaaaaaaatttcacataaaaaatcttatacaagcaaaaattcccacgaaaaaccaaaaaaataaaataaaaaatcattaataaatgaaattccaCGAATTTTTCTTACACCATGCATGAAATACACCCATTAAAATGCAAGAGATAGAATAAAACGTTTAATAAAAGtgtaatgaagaaaaaaaatacaaaaaaaaagaatatctgGTGCTCAGCCAAGTCTGACAAATTCTATGTAAATCCCCTCCGTGTAGTTTTGTAGATGcgtgtaataaataatttttcgaagtcAGAAatgttcatcaaaaaaaaaactgaccaTAGATACATTAGGAACAAAGATGCGAAGAATTAATGAAAcagctgaaattttttgatgcagtAGCGTTCAAGGGataaaatgtaagaatttttcatctttaatttttttttgaaaaataaatttttgagtaattaaaaataataattttcaagcatttagattttttttaaattttaaaaattaacaaattattttttttttaatttaaaaaaaataaaatttgaaaagtttaaatattttaaaagtaaaaaaatgaaatttttcattctttaaagtttctttaaaaattaaaaaaaaaatattcattttaaaatttttaattccttaaaaaaaattatttttttttttatttgagttcatttgtttattttcttttaataatagaaaatcattttgaaaaaaaagaaaaaatttttttccattctttaaaatttctttaaaaaaataatcatttgaaaatttttaattccttaaaaaaaattaaaaatttgtttaatcttttatagaaaatttttcaaattgtaatttttttttcaaaactaaaatttaaaaaaaaaatctaaaattgtttaatatttttttcattaaaaaattaatcaaaataattaatttttaaatgtttattttttttaacttctaaaataaatttaagattaattttttaatttgttctatttaaaattaatttaaataattattttaatatttttttttaatttttaaaaaaaaaaataattttttaatttttttttttcaatgatttttattttaaaaaaattattaaatattttttaattaaaattctcatttaaaaaatactccaATTATTGCTTTAttcgtgaaatttaaaaaaacacaaaaaaaatcccaaaaataatttaattaaattttcaaaaaatatctcaactCACCTCTGGGAATCCAGCTGCAAGTAAGGTCTGTCGCAGTTCCTGAAATCGAtgattttgttgttgctggttttgttgttgttgttgctgctgctatttatttatgacattttaacgatgatgatgataaaaaaaacgagcgagcgagagagaaagagaagaaaatgcagataaataaaacaattttaatgaaatattttaaagtgcaAGGTCTTTGTCTCGCGTACAAGTCGAGTCAAGTCAAAGTAATGAATATCCGCTGCTGGTTGCTCGttcgaacgacgacgacgaagacgactactactaataataatataataatgttgTCATGAATAAATCTAAAGGAATGCAATAATTCCCGTTTTACACTTTGAGTCGCGCGGCGCGATGCGATGCGATGCGATGAACCAACGAACAAGAACGCGCTGCATGAGAAAGAGGATTATACTTTGTTTTGTGTGccattaaaaaaaggtaaaataataataaaaatacatttatcgccttttaatttaaatagctAGTTGCAAGTAGCCAACGAGTGAGCTACAAAGTGTAAAAAGGCAAtaaagagacacaaaaaatattttaaatatccaATTACCTTTAATTGGATTAGAgatatttatacattttttttacctcatcgattgtcacaaaaaaaaactttttcatagagaagaactttttttttgtcgagtaTCGATGAAAGTAATGAGTATTAATCactcacgacgacgacgaaaaaaaaaatcgaatgttTATCAGTCAACCGTAAAATGGCTCTCTTTTCAACTTTCGGAGATTAATTTTCGGTCATGCTTTTGGGTTACTCAACAATTGGACTGAAGCAAGTTCAAGAGGAAGTCAATACTTTTCACACACGTTTGTGGTCTGCGATGTCGAGTGGTTTGAaagttgtttgatttttttttataaatttttatttttggttcatgatcaaaatattgaatgaaaatttgtcgtaaattttttttaatgaaaaaaaatttaggcaattttgcaaaatgtaataatttaaaatttttcaattacttccctctaattttttttagtatactcaaaattttgaacttaaaaaatgtgagaaattttaaaaaaattttataattttgaaaaaatttcttataaaaaaaataaatatttcgagTAGAATTATATttgttctaaataatttttaaaatttttgtaaattaaaaaaaaataaaaaatcttttaaaatcaaaaataatttaaataggtattaaaaattaattaaattttaaagaaaataaaaattttttaattttttgaattattgaatttttgaaatgttttttcacttaaaaaataaaaagatgaaaatttactcaaaataaatttttaagtttaaaaaaaaaaataaaattagataaaattttaaattaataacatttaaaaaaattaatgaaattttgcaagactttgaaagttgaattaaaaaagaaaataaaaaaaaattaaaaaaaataatttcaaaaaaaaatctttttcattaaaaaaattgaaaaaataaaattattttgatttttttttctaaatatttttacgaaataattttgaaaacttgaaataaaaatttgaaatgaaaattcggtaatgaaattgttttaaaggaaatttttgaaatttttctaaaattttagatattcgatattaaataataaaaatatttaggtactcttaaaaatttctaaaaaaattaatttattattttaggagaaaatcgaaaaaaattttagattatttaaaattttttttttttaaattaaaaaaaatacaagccCTATTAGggaaatttttctcgaattttcccataattttttttattaaaatccttaactttaaacttttctatttataatttaaaaatttctccctAAACTATCATATGAAATATTCCAACCAAGTCTTCGTCAagtcctttttttaaaaatcaacaaaatctcaCCTGATGCGCAGCTCCGACATTCGCAAATGGCTGTAGCtcattcttgattttttccaTTGCATTTGTGTTGTAGGCGGAGTTTCTGGCCGTTGGCGGCGTATTCCCGCCCATTGAACTCATTTTGTTTGGGTGACAAGTAGTGTGTCATATCACAACTGATATCACACAAatccttaatttttgtttctgctttttttcttataaattaattcttatgcAGTTTTTAcgttatattttaattcacttttaaattaaagtttaaaaattaaagtctttctttttaaattttccacttttatgtttcatatttgatcatttttttctctatttttcactcaaaattcaaaagttcgatctgaaaaaaaaatattaaaataatgaattaattaagttttaattattaaaaaatcaaaaattaatacttttgtattgtatttaaatattattttaaattaaataaattaattaatttaattaatttttacattatttaatttttaaactatattttttaatacttaaaaaataattagtttaattaattaatttaattttaaatttaattaattatatttaaaaaaaatatttttttaataaaattaatttaattattttttaattaatttatttataataaataataatttacaattataattttttttaggtaatttaaataattttattcaaataatttaataatttaatttaattatttaaaagattttttaattttttttcttatttttaaactttttttttaaattaaaaaataattaaaataatttaatttaaataattaatttaattaatttagcttaaaattgaattaaattaaattttaaaaattattttttaataattaaaaaatcatttaaaaattagaaaaaaaaattataagcaaGAAATTGTGTTTATcctgttgtttatttatttttgttgttgtttttaggcagaaaaaaaaatcatagcaACAAGAAGAAGATTTTGGTAGAGCGGTGAGTCTTTTTTTAGATGACGATTCGCGGTTCGTCTCCGTAGTCGTCGGTTAACATGAAAAAGGCACAATTATATGATTcatgtgtgaaaatttattcaaaattcacacactcttttttttttgttgtattttcttCGTCGTACGAACAAAATTCACATCACGCTGTCGGTATATTTTGTACAGAATGGCCtctacattttttcaatataccCGTTTGTACGTTTGTCCCAATGGCATGCAGCACATATGTTTCGTATGCGAAGAGCAACAACCCAGCAACACACACTCGAcacacgacgacaacgacagtgagtagtttttatgaaaaaaaaggcaacaagaattaacatttttttcttttttttttcgaattttatcattcatttaacagcaacaacaatacaaatatttacgtAGAGCATGATAGTAACGCAACATGCATACTATTGGGGTTGTActctatataaatataaatataataaaaatatgtgagtccacgtcgtcgtcgtcgtcgtctgtaGCTCCATATGCGCAACGTAAAagaattatattaaaagtatGCGAAGAATTTGTAAGTAAGTAAACAAACAATCGTCGTATAGGGGCCATTCGTAGGCGCTCGCGTATGCAATGCgatgataaaaatgtttgGGATAGCTTCTTGTGTTGATTTTTAATcgtacagattttttttttcttgtgcagAATAAATGGACGAGCATGTTCTGTCATATCAATTCTGGCTACTGTTTGTCTCAATTCtctcgatattttttgaacacatTCACAccgaaaagaaaaatgacgagcaaaaaatgtctaaaattaatcaaatatatataaaaaaaagtttttttttgtgtagagACGAGCGTACAGTGCCCAATAAAAACAAtatgaaacatattttaaacaacCCGAGTATGTTGCTGTCGGTCGATCGCTGGCATGGCATGGCAGCAGGCAGCACACATCGAAATGCcatgcaaatttaaataaaatatataaaatgaaatcagAAAAACGAATTCAATCTTGAAAtgtatgtattttaaaaatgtttcgtgCGTGTGTGTGTCGGTGCGCGCGAGAGGAGACATATGTGATGTGACTTATTTAGGGTTgccaaataaattgattttattgtttttatcaaatttaaaaaaatctaataacttttgacaaaattagctcgaaaattgttaaaattttatgaaaaactgtcaaaatattttaattaatgatgattttttaaaatttctacctaaaaatttattttaatttatttaaattttttttttctaactaaaaagtaaaatattttgagaaattttttaaatatttagtttaaaatcattcattttttttaaattttaaaaatctcgaacgacacttttttaaaaaaaatggttcaggttgatataaaaattggttcgaaagttgaattaaaaattttatatttcaaaaattgttgaaatttaaaaaaaatcgaaaatttaaaattttttgtaatttttagactactattttttttattttagaaaaattctcaattgaaaaagtttttacgattatttctaaatttttaattcaaaaaaagtctaacaatttttttaaatatttttttaacattttttttttaattttttgaagtttattcaaaaaatgtttaaaattattaattaaaattaatttatttaattaattttaaatagaaaaaaaaattaataacttttttaattctgtatttaatttattaaaattattttaaaaaatattaattttaattaatattatgtaaaaaaataaataattattcaaaattatttaataaaaaaattaataaagatttttaaaaattaaaaattattattattagaaaaaattcgagaaattataatttttacttaaaattacttttttttttgtaatttttaaacttttcgaataaaaaataaaaaaaaaagatttttgagaatttttaaaatttagaagccCAAAAGTTACCAAAAATGAAtagtttttgataatttctaattaaatttcaacatttcgaaaatatttttaaaaaattaggaaaactCCTTCTTCAGAAAACTTTTTGGCAACCCTAACTCATATATGCTGCTAaactcttatatttttttttg is part of the Culicoides brevitarsis isolate CSIRO-B50_1 chromosome 3, AGI_CSIRO_Cbre_v1, whole genome shotgun sequence genome and harbors:
- the LOC134835692 gene encoding serine/threonine-protein kinase Warts isoform X1 translates to MSSMGGNTPPTARNSAYNTNAMEKIKNELQPFANVGAAHQQQQQQQQNQQQQNHRFQELRQTLLAAGFPEELALKALKASNGNPEDAFNYLKSGRNGEYILNGHAGKLPGYVPRLMRKQSIEREVPLTSMHLPRQSPAMDSGAGSSRSDSPHQQYSTSNRASSVSQYSPSPCPSHSSYNDVVPPTPPPRCPSTPSTPPPPFQMGHMLKRMSPATGPSRQMPTIQSQSPARGTSPVATNSRQPPIIVQNGPQAQQQLNHAMQTLSMYTNGGNVVEPPPPYPILPNSSVNAPPSYIASIQNRQSPTHSSQDYRKSPSSGIYSGTSAGSPSPITVTQNVGPTHVSISRPIALQPQPFSARQTKTQQPIIMHSVKSTQVQKPVLQTAIAPPTPIVCVSPPVLTSAAPPSYATSIQQKHQQSTTPPLLQLNSAKSSPSSSVTPPSTPNNVTTPLTTFAVSVNNAVNAANAGNTSPGAHLTNDPPPYPTILNMRQRNLPPPPPYSTAGSTTPSNNSNYASSNQSETSSNYSSKSTNSNMASFNSVIANTNLSTTPPLPPSNVHGAGTSSANVANNNNGTNSRINSHKEGNNNNNHLKPTMNGTTKSQNATSSNNNNNNNVASSSSCKKVKLQSPIPERKHLSKEKEEEKSECKVKHYSPQAYKFFMEQHVENVMKSYKQRNFRRTQLELEMSKMKLPEETKGEMRKLLFQKESNYIRLKRAKMDKSMFAHIKKIGKGAFGEVILVRKIDTSNHLYAMKTLRKSDVLERNQVAHVKAERDILAEADNEWVVKLYYSFQDKDNLYFVMDYIPGGDLMSLLIKKGIFEENLARFYIAELTLAIESVHKMGFIHRDIKPDNILIDKKGHIKLTDFGLCTGFRWTHDSKYYQKNGEHARQDSMEAWSKSGHDHAPIPPPLERRKYRDKTRSKAHSIVGTPNYIAPEVLLRSGYTQLCDWWSVGVILYEMLVGQPPFLANTAEETQYKVIHWRSTLKIPPQAKLTEEASNLIIRLCCSEDERLGKQVDEIKTHPFLRQIDWSKDLRSQKAPYEPKIKYPTDTSNFDDIDHDGMKDSSDTDHAFDDLIEGGKPFHHGFFEFTFRRFFDDDNKISLDVANDNQSGAIYV
- the LOC134835692 gene encoding serine/threonine-protein kinase Warts isoform X2 translates to MSSMGGNTPPTARNSAYNTNAMEKIKNELQPFANVGAAHQQQQQQQNQQQQNHRFQELRQTLLAAGFPEELALKALKASNGNPEDAFNYLKSGRNGEYILNGHAGKLPGYVPRLMRKQSIEREVPLTSMHLPRQSPAMDSGAGSSRSDSPHQQYSTSNRASSVSQYSPSPCPSHSSYNDVVPPTPPPRCPSTPSTPPPPFQMGHMLKRMSPATGPSRQMPTIQSQSPARGTSPVATNSRQPPIIVQNGPQAQQQLNHAMQTLSMYTNGGNVVEPPPPYPILPNSSVNAPPSYIASIQNRQSPTHSSQDYRKSPSSGIYSGTSAGSPSPITVTQNVGPTHVSISRPIALQPQPFSARQTKTQQPIIMHSVKSTQVQKPVLQTAIAPPTPIVCVSPPVLTSAAPPSYATSIQQKHQQSTTPPLLQLNSAKSSPSSSVTPPSTPNNVTTPLTTFAVSVNNAVNAANAGNTSPGAHLTNDPPPYPTILNMRQRNLPPPPPYSTAGSTTPSNNSNYASSNQSETSSNYSSKSTNSNMASFNSVIANTNLSTTPPLPPSNVHGAGTSSANVANNNNGTNSRINSHKEGNNNNNHLKPTMNGTTKSQNATSSNNNNNNNVASSSSCKKVKLQSPIPERKHLSKEKEEEKSECKVKHYSPQAYKFFMEQHVENVMKSYKQRNFRRTQLELEMSKMKLPEETKGEMRKLLFQKESNYIRLKRAKMDKSMFAHIKKIGKGAFGEVILVRKIDTSNHLYAMKTLRKSDVLERNQVAHVKAERDILAEADNEWVVKLYYSFQDKDNLYFVMDYIPGGDLMSLLIKKGIFEENLARFYIAELTLAIESVHKMGFIHRDIKPDNILIDKKGHIKLTDFGLCTGFRWTHDSKYYQKNGEHARQDSMEAWSKSGHDHAPIPPPLERRKYRDKTRSKAHSIVGTPNYIAPEVLLRSGYTQLCDWWSVGVILYEMLVGQPPFLANTAEETQYKVIHWRSTLKIPPQAKLTEEASNLIIRLCCSEDERLGKQVDEIKTHPFLRQIDWSKDLRSQKAPYEPKIKYPTDTSNFDDIDHDGMKDSSDTDHAFDDLIEGGKPFHHGFFEFTFRRFFDDDNKISLDVANDNQSGAIYV